A genomic segment from Daphnia carinata strain CSIRO-1 chromosome 1, CSIRO_AGI_Dcar_HiC_V3, whole genome shotgun sequence encodes:
- the LOC130694720 gene encoding LOW QUALITY PROTEIN: uncharacterized protein LOC130694720 (The sequence of the model RefSeq protein was modified relative to this genomic sequence to represent the inferred CDS: inserted 1 base in 1 codon) has translation MPRGFLVKRNDELFSVIIGETAIDAAQKDQYNAHDQDEAEDANEEGEQDALDLTLASSHNPTAAHLAFEISSQAASQRHPHAAHQDGQHHRQLVGGVTSKEKEQLRRQGRLMSAKVWRPALPDASPSPPLPLSANASGRRPSEATDALHELTEKNSVAPSVKFVDKGRGYCGDSSASVLKHQLATPDATVSCSPTSGGGDSRPEEADRLLEQRQQSPAAASRSSVLCLEAALRWYQQRSVLMTTLNAAAAAAAAAAGATAPGEHLDAHHHPLYLPLANLHHLHQQHQQQQQQSAYPSPFHQHQASSGGLQSAPSSGGMANHNQHPPQPPHHHLAVAHPSHLYPHLASLLVPSIITQCPSPVSPLMLTPNPEPEQLEQAVVHQQTAASVGRQPSSPVIHHQRHPQQATQQLTENGLLLDLSFKSTAGTGSTTDTHLLSPLVRLANNQHGRTNIFNQPPSASPSTLAPSSQSKPSRTLPMNHSSTSKKRSAASSGLTSNANGEDGPSPHPSSAKKPKGPNGIASXKSTKAVRRLTFDDELISPVSGTIIRDAADMPSMVGGEDGLVVRPGDIDPAFNIVEVTEEARAELAKIDNRIGDYLCRLCRVVFDDAFGLAQHRCPRIVHVEYRCPECDKVFNCPANLASHRRWHKPRPANGSASAKAASKAGMASGGNNGMNNNNQEKPSPSWPAGATSSAASSAGHGFVTTVRSAFHPAVFSGSSLLMPNYNFGSGGVVQDFSHSNKSSSTTSSPSSSSSSSSSLSSSSASAYDGFMHHHVSSPSPVSPGAVVMTSSGTEEKTQIHIPHMTQLRAGAT, from the exons ATGCCCCGAGGATTCCTAGTCAAACGGAATGACGAGCTGTTCTCCGTCATTATCGGCGAAACTGCCATAGACGCTGCACAGAAAGACCAATACAATGCGCACGATCAAGACGAAGCCGAAGACGCCAACGAGGAAGGAGAACAAGATGCCCTCGATTTAACACTGGCTTCTAGTCATAACCCAACGGCGGCTCACCTGGCCTTCGAGATCTCTAGTCAAGCTGCATCGCAACGTCATCCGCATGCAGCGCATCAGGACGGCCAACATCATCGTCAGTTGGTCGGTGGTGTAACCAGCAAAGAAAAGGAGCAATTACGTCGCCAGGGTCGGCTGATGAGCGCCAAAGTGTGGCGACCGGCCCTGCCCGACGCTTCGCCGTCGCCACCGCTGCCGCTTTCGGCCAATGCTTCCGGTAGGAGGCCTTCGGAAGCGACGGATGCGTTGCACGAATTAACGGAGAAGAATTCGGTTGCACCGTCGGTGAAGTTCGTCGACAAAGGTCGCGGCTACTGTGGAGATTCTTCGGCGTCGGTTCTCAAACATCAGTTGGCGACACCTGATGCGACTGTTTCCTGTTCACCTACTTCCGGAGGTGGCGATAGTCGACCGGAAGAAGCGGATCGGCTGCTAGAGCAACGACAGCAGTCGCCTGCAGCGGCCAGCAGGTCTTCCGTCCTGTGTCTGGAGGCGGCGCTTCGCTGGTACCAGCAGCGTTCGGTGCTGATGACGACGCTCAATGCCGCTGCGGCTGCCGCGGCCGCCGCAGCAGGAGCCACCGCTCCCGGTGAACATCTCGACGCTCATCACCATCCTCTGTACCTACCCCTGGCCAATTTGCATCATCTTCACCagcaacatcagcaacaacagcagcaatcCGCTTATCCTTCGCCATTCCATCAGCATCAGGCGTCGTCGGGTGGTCTTCAAtcagcgccatctagtggcGGAATGGCCAACCACAACCAGCATCCACCCCAACCACCACATCACCACCTGGCCGTTGCTCACCCTTCCCATCTGTACCCGCACTTGGCCTCGCTCCTCGTGCCCAGTATCATCACTCAGTGCCCTTCACCTGTCAGCCCGCTCATGCTCACTCCCAACCCGGAGCCGGAGCAGCTGGAACAAGCCGTCGTTCATCAGCAAACGGCGGCGTCAGTAGGTAGGCAGCCGTCATCGCCCGTCATCCATCATCAGCGCCACCCTCAACAAGCGACACAACAACTGACCGAGAATGGTCTTTTGTTGGATCTCAGTTTTAAATCAACAGCTGGGACAGGGTCGACAACAGACACTCACCTATTATCACCTCTAGTCCGTCTGGCCAACAACCAACATGGTCGGACGAATATTTTCAACCAGCCACCGTCAGCAAGTCCGTCCACACTAGCGCCCAGCAGCCAATCTAAGCCGTCACGCACTCTTCCCATGAATCATTCGTCCACTTCGAAAAAACGATCAGCGGCCAGCAGCGGCCTTACCAGTAACGCGAACGGCGAGGACGGACCATCTCCGCACCCGAGCAGCGCCAAAAAGCCGAAAGGGCCGAACGGGATCGCCA AAAAATCCACCAAAGCCGTGCGTCGATTGACTTTCGACGACGAGCTTATCTCACCCGTTTCGGGCACGATTATCAGAGACGCGGCCGATATGCCGTCAATGGTCGGCGGTGAGGATGGCCTAGTAGTGCGTCCGGGCGATATCGATCCGGCTTTTAACATCGTAGAAGTGACCGAAGAGGCTCGAGCTGAGCTGGCCAAAATAGATAATCGCATTGGCGACTATCTTTGTCGCTTGTGTCGGGTCGTTTTCGACGACGCTTTCGGTTTGGCCCAGCACCGCTGCCCGCGTATCGTTCACGTCGAATACCGCTGTCCTGAATGCGATAAAGTATTCAATTGTCCGGCGAATTTGGCCTCGCATAGGCGTTGGCATAAACCTAGGCCAGCCAATGGCTCCGCTTCGGCCAAGGCCGCCAGCAAAGCTGGAATGGCCTCTGGTGGCAACAACGGGATGAATAATAACAACCAGGAAAAACCTTCGCCCTCTTGGCCGGCAGGTGCGACCTCGTCTGCCGCCTCTTCAGCCGGCCATGGTTTCGTGACGACAGTTCGATCCGCTTTCCACCCGGCCGTCTTTTCCGGATCGTCGCTCTTGATGCCCAACTACAATTTCGGTTCGGGCGGGGTGGTCCAAGATTTTAGTCATTCGAATAAGTCGTCGTCGACGACGTCCTcaccttcatcttcttcgtcatcatcatcgtctttATCGTCTTCGTCGGCCTCAGCTTACGACGGCTTTATGCATCATCACGTGTCCTCACCTTCACCCGTTTCTCCCGGCGCGGTTGTTATGACATCTAGCGGTACGGaggaaaaaacacaaatcCATATCCCTCACATGACCCAGCTGCGAGCTGGGGCCACGTAA